The segment GCTGGCCGCCGACTCGGCGACGATGAGCGGGCTGGCCCAGACGCTCGGCCCGGACGCGGTGTTCGCCCATCAGCTCAGGGTGCTGGGACGCGCCGGGGACATCGCCCTCGGTGTCTGCGGGGACGGCGACAGCCCCGCCGTCGTGCAAGGCCTGGCCGCCGCCCGCGCCGCCGGCATGACCACCGTCGCGCTCATCGGCGGCGACGGCGGTCGCATCGCCGAGGACGGGCTCGCCGACCACCGCTTCGTGGTCCGCTCCGACGATCACCGTGTGGTCAAGGAAGGCCACGTCACGCTCTACCACCTGCTGTGGGAGCTGACGCACGTCTACTTGGAGCAGCCACACGCCCTGGACTCGGCCGCTACTTCGGAAACCAGCCCTGAAGCCGCGGACGGCATCGGCACGCTCTACCCGTTCCTGTATTCGGGCACATCATCGCTGGAAGCGTTGACCGTCGAAGTGGCGGCCTCGGCCCGGGCGAAGATCGCCGAGATCGTGGCCCTGCGCCGCTCTGTCGGACAGGCCGAAGCCGCCTCGCTCGCCGCGTGCGCCTCCGCCATGGCTGCGGGCTTCGGCAAGGGTGCGACGCTGCTCGCGTTCGGGAACGGCGGCAGCAGCTCCGACGCGCAGGACATCGTCCACACCTTCCTCGACCCGGGCCCCGAACCGCGCCCCGACCTGAGCCCCGGCCCCGGTGCAGGTGCAGGTGCCCTCCCCGCCCTGTGCCTGACCAACGACACCGCCGTGGTCACCGCCCTGTCCAACGACGTCAGCTTCGACGTCGTCTTCGCCCGGCAGCTGCAAGCCGTCGGACGCCCCGGGGACCTGGCGGTCGCGGTGTCCACCAGCGGCGGCTCGGCCAACGTCCTGGCCGCGCTGGCCGCCGCCCGCAAGGCCGGGATGACCACCGTCGGCTTCGCCGGCTACGGCGGCGGCAAGATGGCCGAGCTGGGCCTGGTGGACCACCTGTTCGCCGTCCCGTCCTCCTCCGTGCACCGCATCCAGGAGGTGCAAACGACGCTGTATCACGTGCTGTGGGAACAAGTTCAGCGCGAACTGCGCCTCACGAGCGCCGGTCCCGCGCCCCGCACACCGCGGCCTGACCGAGACTGATCCCGCCGTCGTTCGGCGGAACCCGGCGGTGGGTCAGCACCCGGAAACCCGCCGCCTCCAGCCCGGCGACGCACCGCTCGACCAGTATCGCGTTCTGGAAGACGCCGCCGGACAACGCCACTGTGTCCAAGGCGGTGTCCAAGCCGGTCCCGCGCCGGATGAGTTCGCAGACCTCGGTCACGGTCGCGGCCAGCCCGTTGTGGAACCGCGCCGAGACCACCGGGATCGCGATCCCGGCGTGCACGTCCGCCGCGACCGCGTCCACCAGATCCGCGCCGTGGACCACCAGCGGAGTCCCGGTTGCCCCGGCCTCTACCCGCGCGACGTAGCACCCCCGCTCGGAACGGTCGGCCAGCTGCTCGAACTCGATCGCCGCCTGCCCCTCGTAGGAGACCGTGTCGCGAACGCCCGCCAACGCCGCCGCCGCGTCGAACAGCCGTCCGGCGCTGGAGGTGCGCGGTGCGTTCAGACCGGCGCGCGCCGCCGCCGCGACCTGCTCCAGCCGCTCGCCGTGCCGCGCCATCAGATCCCGCACCGGCGCGATGTCGGGCCAGTCGGTGCCGTAGGCGGCGTCCAGATACGCCGCACCCATCCGCCAGGGTTCACGGACCGCGCGTGCGCCTCCTGGCATCGGAACCGTGGCCAGGTGTCCGGCGCGGGTGAAACCGGCCAGGTCGGCGACGAGGAATTCGCCGCCCCACAGCGTGCCGTCCTCTCCCATGCCGAGGCCGTCGAACGCGACCCCGATCACGGTCTCGTCGGCGCCGGCGTCGTTGTCGGCCAGGCAGGAGGCGATGTGCGCGTGGTGGTGCTGGACCGCGACCAGTTCGACGTCGGGATAGTCGAGCGCGTATTTGGTCGACAGGTACTCCGGATGCAGATCGTGGACGACCACCTGCGGCGTGACGGAGAACAGGCGGCTGAAGTGCTCGATGCCCTCGGTGAAGGACTGCAGCGTCTCGTGGTTCTCCAGATCGCCGATGTGGTGGGAGACGAAGGCATGCCGGTCGCGCGCCAGGCAGAACGTGTTCTTCAGTTCGGGTCCGCAGGCCAGGACGTGGCGCGGGAACTCCCACGGCAGTGTCAGCGGCGCCGGGGCGAACCCGCGCGAGCGCCGGATCGGCAGCGGCCCGCCGCGGCCGGCCTGCAGCACCGAGTCGTCGACCCGGGTGTGGATCGCCCGGTCGTGGGTCAAGAACGCGTCCGCGACCCCGGACAGGCGTTTGAACGCGTCGTCGTCGCGGTGCGCGATCGGCTCGTCCGACAGGTTGCCGCTGGTCATCACCAGCGGCGCGGGATGCGCCGAGACCAGCAGATGGTGCAGCGGCGTATAGGGCAGCATGATGCCCAGGTTCCGCTGGCGCGGGGCCACCGACGGCGCGACCGC is part of the Catenulispora sp. MAP5-51 genome and harbors:
- the hypF gene encoding carbamoyltransferase HypF; translated protein: MTRIRVRVQGVVQGVGYRPFVYGLACRLRLGGFVGNDGLGVLIEAEGEPAALDRLVDALTGQAPPLARVEQVEVEPISALGQRDFSISASGTGGPRTVLVAPDTGTCADCLAEMADPADRRHAYAFTNCTNCGPRFTIVRELPYDRPGTTMAAFALCERCDREYADPADRRFHAQPVCCPDCGPRLELRAADGSAIPGDGDPIARAAGLLADGSIVAIKGLGGYHLAVAAANEDAVRTLRHRKHREERPLALMVADLDAARRLCEVDAVEEGLLLDPARPIVVLERRPDAEDAAGTAGAVAPSVAPRQRNLGIMLPYTPLHHLLVSAHPAPLVMTSGNLSDEPIAHRDDDAFKRLSGVADAFLTHDRAIHTRVDDSVLQAGRGGPLPIRRSRGFAPAPLTLPWEFPRHVLACGPELKNTFCLARDRHAFVSHHIGDLENHETLQSFTEGIEHFSRLFSVTPQVVVHDLHPEYLSTKYALDYPDVELVAVQHHHAHIASCLADNDAGADETVIGVAFDGLGMGEDGTLWGGEFLVADLAGFTRAGHLATVPMPGGARAVREPWRMGAAYLDAAYGTDWPDIAPVRDLMARHGERLEQVAAAARAGLNAPRTSSAGRLFDAAAALAGVRDTVSYEGQAAIEFEQLADRSERGCYVARVEAGATGTPLVVHGADLVDAVAADVHAGIAIPVVSARFHNGLAATVTEVCELIRRGTGLDTALDTVALSGGVFQNAILVERCVAGLEAAGFRVLTHRRVPPNDGGISLGQAAVCGARDRRS
- a CDS encoding SIS domain-containing protein; this translates as MTSESPDPAVLEATAVLEAPTVFEAPAVFEALHRRVAPIERLTEDADALAEACLAVARAFRAGGRLLVFGTGTAATDAQHVSVEFMHPVIVGKRALPAFSLAADSATMSGLAQTLGPDAVFAHQLRVLGRAGDIALGVCGDGDSPAVVQGLAAARAAGMTTVALIGGDGGRIAEDGLADHRFVVRSDDHRVVKEGHVTLYHLLWELTHVYLEQPHALDSAATSETSPEAADGIGTLYPFLYSGTSSLEALTVEVAASARAKIAEIVALRRSVGQAEAASLAACASAMAAGFGKGATLLAFGNGGSSSDAQDIVHTFLDPGPEPRPDLSPGPGAGAGALPALCLTNDTAVVTALSNDVSFDVVFARQLQAVGRPGDLAVAVSTSGGSANVLAALAAARKAGMTTVGFAGYGGGKMAELGLVDHLFAVPSSSVHRIQEVQTTLYHVLWEQVQRELRLTSAGPAPRTPRPDRD